DNA from Salvelinus namaycush isolate Seneca chromosome 6, SaNama_1.0, whole genome shotgun sequence:
ATAATAATCAAATGATACGGAAGTTTCCGTTGTAGTTCCAATGCCCATTATTTATGTTGGTAAGAGCATGTCAATGTGCAGCCTCTGTTGGCTGTGGCCTTCTGTGCTTGAGATATATatgagactcacacacacacacacacacacacacacacacacacacacacacacacacacacacacacacacacacacacacacacacaataataaaaCAATAGCTAATAGTCTACTGCCTCTCACTATAGGTGTTACCTGTGCATCACTACCCAAAAACCCACCAACTATTTCTCTCATGTCATTCTCTATCGTTCTCTAACCTACCTACCCCCTCCATTTTCCAATATATTTTCTACCCCTTCTTCTCCTTCCCACCGCGAAGCTGaatggagaaagagggagtgagtgaaaaaaaaaagaaaccgGTCGAACAGGTAGTAGCCTAACCCAGGTTTGGTTTGTCACCGTTATGTCTGTGGCGCATGCGCGCTGGTACCTGTGCTTCCTGAATAAAGGAAAGGACTAGCCTACCTGTGTCGTGCATGGACCAACCTCTGAATTCACCGTATTGCGTGGCGCTGAATCGGAATATCAGCGTTCTACCTGACAAACTCCCGTTACTTTAAGTCGAGGATAGAACGTAACCTTCAAGTACGGGGACACCTGAACAAGCTAACTCACCTGTAGCGACGTCATTGCTGTTTTTGTGGAGTGTGTGGGCTTGGGGTGAAAAAGAACGGACACGCACAGAGAAGAAAAACGGGATAGAAGACTGAAACTGCGGAGGTACAAAGTTTGTTGTAGAGGTGGAGAAcagaaaggagggaggactgcgggaagaaagagaggggaacgaTCCTTCCCGTTTTGTTTCTTTCACGAGGGGAAGGTATATTTTTGAAGTACTTTTTTCACCAGTTTACCTGGAGCGTATTGATTCTACAGAAACTTGACCGAAGAGGACAGTTTAACCGTAAAAAAACGACCATGCCGCGAGCCTTCCTGGTAAAGAAGGCGAGATACTCGCCCTATAAGCGGAACTGGAGCGAGCTGCCAGACGACGAGCGCGGGGACGTATATATACCAGGTGAGAGAGCTCGAGGATGGTGTTCCGTTAATGAACCATTTTGTTTCGGTGGAGCACGGGCAGCAGCACAGAATAAAATAACGGGAAATCAGCGTTCCGTGACATTATTCAATAATTGTTAGGCTATAATTAATGATACATTGAAACGGTTTAAAAAAAAACTCACAATCTTAAACTGTTACAATTATGTATCCAAAAGAGTAGACTGCATTCTGTAACAGTAGGCTATCGGGTTGGGAAGTTTTGgcaactttttatttttatttttacaatgtCATTGTAGGCCATATTCCAGGATAAATCATAGGCTAAGATAACTTTTAACAACTTTCTTTGTGATTGTATTTAACTTTTTCTGTCTACGGTAGGCTAATGTGTTTCAGTGTTGACACATTGCCTTGCAGTGGGCAAGGCCCAACTATAGCGTGTCATTGTTCCCATTTTGAGCCACAAAGATAACCACGGCACCGTTACACCTCCTTCTGTCCGACCTTCAGACCCGAGTCGTTTCCTTGTTGGCGAGGGTGTGAAAACGGTTGCAACACTGCCCCAATCTACCTCACCCATACATACGGCCTGTCATATCTTGACTGTGCCTTGGTTGGCCTATAGGCAGCCTATACCCCTTCAAGTGGATCTTGATTTGCAATAATAGATTACAGATGTAGTCCTACTGTGTAGGCTAGAACAGATAGGCAGATGTAACTGTTTGCCATGCAGTCTAAAAAGTAATTATATTTATTTAGTCATAGTCTGCACAGTAGCCGAATACTTGCCACTGTTTTTGAGGAAGGTTTAACCTCCGATTCAGCCTTTGATGCTGTTTTGTGACAAACAAGCCACATCTATTGCATGTCCTCCATGCAAATTCAACGTCTTTCGCGATCTTGAGGACAATCGCCATTGTGCCGCTGGGGTGTTTTATTGTTAGGGGCTGTGGTATCAGATAACTGAACCTAACGGGTTAGTCCGCCACTCCCTGCCCCTACctccccctgtgtgtgtgtgtgtgtgtgtgtgtgtgagagagacccCCTTCCCCCACCACCGTTAACTTTTAATCATTACCTTTTACATCCTTTAAAAGTCCATGGTACTGAAACTGACCGTTAGATTAGAATTCACTTCCTGaactaatatttttttttttaaacattaaaaaCGGTTTGAATAACAAACAAACCAAACCTCTCAGTAAGTTGTTTTTGCACATGTGCATTATTTGATTAGTATAATATGTTTTAAATTAAACTATTTTAAAACCAAGGCTATTTACCTCCAAAGATTTTAACTTTAGGTTATTGCGTGAAGCGCCAAAACCCCAGCAGTCGTCCAGGTGACAACGCGAGTAGCCTAGTTATTACCCAGCTATGTGAAGTTGCCGGCCCCACCGCCTCGACTTGTCACTCCAACTACAGCTGGGATCACTGTCCAAACAATGCGCCCATGGTGTTTATCACCATTACGCGTTTAGCATAGGTTAGGTTACACATTTCTCTCCATAATTCTGAGCAAGATAATTATATAAGTATAGAGTAGACAAACTATGAAACGTCTTGGCTTAGTAGCTATTGTATTATTTTAGCTTTGTAGCTTCGATGAATAAAGAGAACAGGAAATATTTTTTTCCAAGTGCATAACAGTGCCTGTGCAAATGTGGGTAGAATAATTATTCCTTGAGTGCGTCCCCGTGTTCTGGTTAATGTTTAGGCTAGTAGATGCTGGGTGAAGTAACGGACTACAGCTAGGCTACTACCTTCGTCTCCCTACACACGGTCATACACCCTTAGCAAACACAACACACTATACAGCATTACGGTCCGATCTAttgttgactctctctctctgcaggcgaGGTTCTTAATAAACTCTTTTCAGTTTATATAATTACATTGGGTCTACAGTAGGCCTGAACGATGTACTtcttggagagaaaaaaacagtTTGTTTCAGACTGTTAGATAGCATAAATTCGTTTTTCAAAGACGAGTTTGAACCAAGTTTTCGAAAATCGTCAGTATAATATCTGGTTTTATGGACAGTCATTGTTCGCCTGGAGACGCGCGGCGCTGTGTAGAAGGGAGAGGTGAGCAAACAGCTCCAGATGAACTCACCAACATGTCTAAtcgggtgagtgtgtgtgtgtgtgtgtgtgttatcatttAAAGTGAAATATGGCTTCAGTTGAGCCATTAAGAAACGGGTACTTTAAACGCAACTTAATCCTATTCCTATATGACGACCGGGAAGGATACCGTTATGACCCACACAAAACAATGGCTCTCGCTCTCATAAATTTGCATGCTGATTTGCGAGTTATCCGATTGTCTCCTGACCTGTTAAAGAATCAACAGATTCATTGTGTGCTCTACTATTCATTGGGCTCcggagtggcgcagctgtctaaagCATTGCATCTCAGGCGTctctacagtccctggttcgaatccaggctgtatcacatctggatgtgattgggagtcccatagggtggcgcacaattggcccagcgtcattagGGTTAGGCTGGGGTAGGCCGTGATTGTAAAATAAGATTTTCCCtcttaataactgacttgcctagttaaatattttTTAGTTGTAAAAAATACAAATCTACTGAttttacagaacacacacacacacacacacacacacacacacacacacacacacacacacacacacacacacacacacacacttcaacaaTTACTGGCTCTAGGTGTTTGTAATGTAGTCAAATGGGAACGTCCCTGATCTTTAAATGGGAACGTCCCTGATCTTTAAATGGGAACGTCCCTGATCTTTAAATGGGAACGTCCCTGATCTTTAAATGGGAACGTCCCTGATCAAATATCATTAATAGTAACTGAGGACGTGCATCATTACCTTTCAAGACCATTCCATACTTATCGATACATTTTAGTTTGTTAcaggtttatttattttttaaatttatgttttgaggttggacttttagCACGTAGGGcacaccgattggtgtcacctcgttagtctgtgttagcttgtccatctcgttagtcgaaaggtgtttcacctgtgctggcccaggtgatatttaagagtggctggcccagtgctacagttgtcttgagagatgtggagggttaatgccaggggtgtaaagtacttaagtaaaaatactttgaagtactacttgagtagtttttttggggtatctgtactttactatttatatttttgacaacttttaattCACTacaacattcctaaagaaaataatgtactttttaccccatacatttcccctgacactCAAATGTAGTCGTTGAATGCTTCGAAGGACAGGAAAATggcccaattcacacacttatgaagagaacatccctggtcatccctactgcctctgatctggcggacccactaaacacaaatctttcatttgtaaattatgtctgagtgttggagggtgcccctggctatctatagataaataaaaaataacattgtGTCatatggtttgcttaatataagcaatttgaaattatttttacttttacgTATATTTTTGcagttacatttacttttgatacgtaagtatatttaaaaccaaatacttttagacttttactcaagtcgtATCTTAccgggtgacttttacttgagtcattttctattaaggtatcttttagtcaagtatgacaattgggtactttctCCACCACTGGTTAAAGCATTTAGTTGTCTCTCCCTATTTTAATTTCTAGACAAACAATCCTTTATCTGATCTTCTCTGTTTCTGTTTTGTTCCACTTTTTGGTTTGCtttctgtctttaagtttggtttgcttcctgtctttaagtttggtttgcttcctgtctttaagtttggtttgcttcctgtctttaagtttggtttgcttcctgtctttaagtttggtttgcttcctgtctttaagtttggtttgcttcctgtctttaagtttggtttgcttcctgtctttaagtttggtttgcttcctgtctttaagtttggtttgcttcctgtctttaagtttggtttgcttcctgtctttaagtttggtttgcttcctgtctttaagtttggtttgcttcctgtctttaagtttggtttgcttcctgtctttaagtttggtttgcttcctgtctttaagtttggtttgctttctgtctttaagtttggtttgcttcctgtctttaagtttggtttgcttcctgtctttaagtttggtttgcttcctgtctttaagtttggtttgcttcctgtctttaagtttggtttgcttcctgtctttaagtttggtttgcttcctgtctttaagtttggtttgcttcctgtctttaagtttggtttgcttcctgtctttaagtttggtttgcttcctgtctttaagtttggtttgcttcctgtctttaagtttggtttgcttcctgtctttaagtttggtttgcttcctgtctttaagtttggtttgcttcctgtctttaagtttggtttgcttcctgtctttaagtttggtttgcttcctgtctttaagtttggtttgctttctgtctttaagtttggtttgctttctgtctttaagtttggtttgctttctgtctttaagtttggtttgcttcctgtctttaagtttggtttacttcctgtctttaagtttggtttgGTGTTTTTCTTGTTTTCCTCTGTAGGGTAAATTTAGTGGGTGGTGGGTGTCTTTAGGTTCCCGTTGTTGTTGCTAggcaactttcagtggacacccccatgagtgtctttcagaacccctccctaaaaccccacctgtttcgtTTTGGTGGTTGTCAGTGACTTTGTTAGTTCTCCCTTCTGTTTGAGCAACATTatttggttttcttgctggggaacgtacCAGTTTGAACCGATTCGGTTTGATTAGAGAACAAATCAAATCGATTCGGTTGGATGTGATATGATTTGATGCACTAACATTTGTTgtataaacacattcattttccattctaaattcAAATCTGCTGTTGATGAATCTGTCTGAGTTGACATGTGCGCCTTGTGTaaattatgtatgtgtgtgtgtatttactaTGTAGGCACCTGAGCAGACATAAGGAAGAATTAGCCATCTACCACCCccctaccactatcagattagggcCATAAGGGAGAATTagccatctaccaccccactaccactatcagattagggcCATAAAAGAGAATTAGccatctaccactatcagattagggcCATAAAGGAGAATTagccatctaccaccccactaccactatcagattagggcCATAAAGGAGAATTagccatctaccaccccactaccactatcagattagggcCATAAAAGAGAATTAGccatctaccactatcagattagggcCATAAAGGAGAATTagccatctaccaccccactaccactatcagattagggcCATAAAAGAGAATTAGccatctaccactatcagattagggcCATAAGGCAGAGAATTagccatctaccaccccactaccactatcagattagggcCATAAAAGAGAATTAGccatctaccactatcagattagggcCATAAGGCAGAGAATTAGccatctaccactatcagattagggcCATAAGGGAGAATTAGcaatctaccaccccactaccaatataccactatcagattagggcCATAAAGGAGAATTAGccatctaccactatcagattagggcCAAAAAGGAGAATTAGccatctaccactatcagattagggcCATAAGGCAGAGAATTAGccatctaccactatcagattagggcCATAAGGGAGAATTagccatctaccaccccactaccactatcagattagggcCATAAAGGAGAATTagccatctaccaccccactaccactatcagattaagGCCATAAAGGAGAATTagccatctaccaccccactatcagattagggcCATAAAGGAGAATTagccatctaccaccccactaccactatcagattagagccataaaggagaatTAGccatctaccactatcagattagggcCATAAGGGAGAGAATTagccatctaccaccccactaccactatcagattaggagGGGGCAATATAGCCTGTGTTTGTCCCCACACTTTGGTTCTGAAATCACCATCACCCACTAATTAACTAGACTAGTAATTTTTGCAGATTAAGAGTTTGAGCTAGTAATGTATAAATATTTATCGTTTACAAATTAGCTATGACATAGCCAATTAATAGATAGCACAATTTTGGATTTCACCCTCATCTCACAATTCAAATGGTTGTGAACGTTTTGGACGTTTTTTACTGAGAGATTTTGTCCTCTTGCTTCGGTCATACCAGTACACCTCCTCGTTATGCAGGATAAAGTTGATTGTTtcatatctaaaaaaaaaaatatccaaaaacacTGATTTGTTAAAAGCAAAAAACAACCAAAACTATTGCTGATGGTGAacaatcaaaataaaatatattgtaAAGTCTGTTGAGGTTTTAGGAGGTATAGACAAATGAGTTTATTTCTGCTCGCTTGGTAAAACACTATTTTTTAACATTGCATTGATAACAATTACCTCGCAAATGACATAggttgtcactcaactaataaagcctaATATAAGGCGGTGCCATTTTTAGCATTTTGAATGCGGAAGGTGCCACGATCAGGAACAGGACCGTCTACCTCTCATTGGTCAGCATCCGAAGCTGAGCTCAGTGCTCAGTTTGACTAGACTACTGATGTTGCCTGGGGTTGTTGAGCACGTAAAATAACCTATAGATCAATGTCTGTCAACGCAGTTACATGTAGTTGGATTAGTTGTCACAAAAGATGAGAGGTATTTTCGGGATGGGAGTTTGAGTCGTATTTTCTGACTCGACGCATATGCTATTTGGATCAGTTTGGGTGTCCGAGGACCGATGCACTTGTATCTAAAGCGTTTGAATCTGGGGCCTATGGGCATTAGTAAATCGTTACAATGTCTCTGTGTTTCTAATGGGGATGTATGTAACCGGTTGAATAGGATAGATAACCTTTgctacaaacacacaaacacaagtgtACACAGAGCAGTGagacacatatactgtatatggctgcggaggtgtgtgtgtgtgtgtgtgtgtgtgtgtgtgtgtgtgtgtgtgtgtgtgtgtgtgtgtgtgtgtgtgtgtgtgtgtgtgtgtgtgtgtgtgtgtgtgtgtgtgtgtgtgtgtgtgtgtttaaggagTGTATAGTACCAACCTGTGTCTCAGGACTGGCTGGTCAGACTGGTCCAACGGTaactagactgtgtgtgtgacatgAGCCTTCTCTGTCATACTTTAAACAGACAATTAGATACCACCCACGCTCTTATCTTGACgtttttctctctgtccttctaGTGTGCGTGACTGTGCCCATAATGTACCCAATTCTTAGGTTATAACTTATATATATATTCTTATATCGTATCCTTTCTCTCTGTCCGTTTCAGTGTCTGTCTTCCCCGTGCCCTTATTGGAGGAAACTGAAGCCAGTCCAGCAGAGACCGCCCCCTGTCTCGCCACGACAACGCACTACGAATACACcaaatacacacagtcacactcagTGCGCAGCGTGATGACCCCTACAGCGGAGATGCCCTCGTGCACGGTGCTGGGTCGACCCCAGAGCCCTGGTCGGGAGTTAGAGGGCACAGGATTAGAGGTGAAGAGGAGGGCACAGAGCAGCACCTATGTCCGCTCCAAAATCAAGGTGAGTGACTGAGGCATTATGAGAATAATGGGGGGGgggtctttttttaaatgtatttttatttatgtaatcgTGTTTGGTTTTCTGAGAATATAAGACCCCCAATTATCGCCTGTTACCAActtttttattctctctctcccccatccgtCTCAATTCCTCTTTATCccattctctccatctctctctctttatcccattctctccatctctctctctttatcccattttctccatctctctctctttatctctgtctcttctataggtGACTACAGGTGAGCTACCCAGTGAGATTCCAATACCTCCCCAGCCTCCCGTCCCCGAAATCACCACCACACCTGTTTCCTTGACGACGTCCCCTACTGCCCTGGTCTCCACAGTAACGAAGTCAGGGACAGGTGCTCAAGCGTCGTTCGTGTGCAAGGTATGTCACGACCCTCTCACCCTTCCTCTCCCTTCTAACCCattctctccatccctgtctcaatcctcctcccccttctaacccattctctcctcccctgtctcgatccttctctcccttctaacccattctctccatccctgtctcaatcctcctcccccttctaacccattctctcctcccctgtctcaaTCCTTCTCCCCCTTCTAACCCattctctccatccctgtctcgatcctcctctcccttctaacccattctctccatccctgtctcaatcctcctcccccttctaacccattctctccatccctgtctcaatcctcctcccccttctaacccattctctcctcccctgtctcaaTCCTTCTCCCCCTTCTAACCCattctctccatccctgtctcgatcctcctctcccttctaacccattctctccatccctgtctcaatcctcctcccccttctaacccattctctccatccctgtctcaatcctcctctcccttctaacccattctctccatccctgtctcaatcctcctcccccttctaacccattctctccatccctgtctcaaTCCTTCTCCCCCTTCTAACCCattctctccatccctgtctcgATCCTCCTCTCCCTTCTAACCCATTCTCTCCATCTTTCTATCAGCTATGCCAGAAGagctttcaccctctctctcctgttcctctgtaacccatctctctctcctcttcctgtgtaacccatctctctctcctgttcctgtgtaacccatctctctctcctgttcctgtgtaacccatctctctctcctgttcctgtgtaacccatctctctctcctgttcctgtgtaacccatctctctctcctgttcctgtgtaacccatctctctctcctgttcctgtgtaacccatctctctctcctgttcctgtgtaacccatctctctctcctgttcctgtgtaacccatctctctctcctgttcctgtgtaacccatctctctctcctgttcctctgtaacccatctctctctcctgttcctgtgtaacccatctctctctcctcttactctgtaacccatctctctctcctgttcctgtgtaacccatctctctctcctcttcctgtgtaacccatctctctctcctcttcctgtgtaacccatctctctctcctcttcctgtgtaacccatctctctctcctgttcctgtgtaacccatctctctctcctgttcctgtgtaacccatctctctctcctgttcctctgtaacccatctctctctcctcttcctgtgtaacccatctttctctcctgttcctctgtaacccatctctctctcctgttcctgtgtaacccatctctctctcctgttcctgtgtaacccatctctctctcctcttcctgtgtaacccatctctctctcctgttcctccctaacccatctctctctcctcttcctgtgtaacccatctctctctcctgttcctctgtaacccatctctctctcctcttcctctgtaacccatctctctctcctcttcctgtgtaacccatctctctctcctgttcctctgtaacccgtctctctctcctgttcctctgtaacccatctctctctcctgttcctccctaacccatctctctctcctgttcctgtgtaacccatctctctctcctgttcctctgtaacccatctctctctcctgttcctgtgtaacccatctctctctcctgttcctgtgtaacccatctctctcctgttcctgtgtaacccatctctctctcctcttcctccctaacccatctctctctcctcttcctgtgtaacccatctctctctcctgttcctgtgtaacccatctctctctcctgttcctccctaacccatctctctctcctcttcctgtgtaacccatctctctcctgttcctctgtaacccatctctctctcctcttcctgtgtaacccatctctctctcctgttcctctgtaacccgtctctctctcctgttcctctgtaacccatctctctctcctgttcctccctaacccatctctctctcctgttcctgtgtaacccatctctctctcctgttcctctgtaacccatctctctctcctgttcctctgtaacccatctctctctcctgttcctgtgtaacccatctctctctcctgttcctgtgtaacccgtctctctctcctgttcctctgtaacccatctctctctcctcttcctccctaacccatctctctctcctgttcctgtgtaacccatctctctctcctgttcctgtgtaacccgtctctctctcctgttcctctgtaacccgtctctctctcctgttcctctgtaacccatctctctctcctcttcctctgtaacccatctctctctcctcttcctgtgtaacccatctctctctcctgttcctctgtaacccgtctctctctcctgttcctctgtaacccatctctctctcctgttcctccctaacccatctctctctcctgttcctgtgtaacccatctctctctcctgttcctctgtaacccatctctctctcctgttcctgtgtaacccatctctctctcctgttcctgtgtaacccatctctctcctgttcctgtgtaacccatctctctctcctcttcctccctaacccatctctctctcctcttcctgtgtaacccatctctctctcctgttcctgtgtaacccatctctctctcctgttcctccctaacccatctctctctcctcttcctgtgtaacccatctctctcctgttcctctgtaacccatctctctctcctcttcctgtgtaacccatctctctctcctgttcctctgtaacccgtctctctctcctgttcctctgtaacccatctctctctcctgttcctccctaacccatctctctctcctgttcctgtgtaacccatctctctctcctgttcctctgtaacccatctctctctcctgttcctctgtaacccatctctctctcctgttcctgtgtaacccatctctctctcctgttcctgtgtaacccgtctctctctcctgttcctctgtaacccatctctctctcctcttcctccctaacccatctctctctcctgttcctgtgtaacccatctctctc
Protein-coding regions in this window:
- the LOC120049445 gene encoding putative transcription factor Ovo-like 1, producing the protein MPRAFLVKKARYSPYKRNWSELPDDERGDVYIPVSVFPVPLLEETEASPAETAPCLATTTHYEYTKYTQSHSVRSVMTPTAEMPSCTVLGRPQSPGRELEGTGLEVKRRAQSSTYVRSKIKVTTGELPSEIPIPPQPPVPEITTTPVSLTTSPTALVSTVTKSGTGAQASFVCKMCQKVFQYQRMLNRHLKCHSDTKKHLCNHCGKGFNDTFDLKRHVRTHTGVRPYKCSLCDKAFTQRCSLESHMKKIHGVTLQYAYKERRNKLYVCEECGHTAPSQDTLLKHYHALHPNSAFLRGKGLKGGRGAGGEESMPGSPLSNDQDSDDTTGSGVQ